The proteins below are encoded in one region of Aestuariivirga litoralis:
- the nuoL gene encoding NADH-quinone oxidoreductase subunit L — MVQAIVFLPLIGALIAGLFGTLAFKQLGRDADVYTDHAHAHDDHGDHGHDDHGGHYHGPRWPMLLTTGLLVIGAVLSWIIFVGFLNEGHPQEINLLTWINSGTLQASWAIRLDALTAVMLVVVNTVSALVHIYSLGYMSHDEHQPRFFAYLSLFTFAMLMLVTANNLIQMFFGWEGVGLASYLLIGFWYTRESANAAAIKAFVVNRVGDFGFALGIFGVFMVYGSVEFPVIFAHAPDAVGKTIHFLGHDFDTLTTLCMLLFMGAMGKSAQFLLHTWLPDAMEGPTPVSALIHAATMVTAGVFLVARMSPLFELSPDARMVVTLVGGITAFFAATVGLVQNDIKRVIAYSTCSQLGYMFVALGVGAYGAGVFHLFTHAFFKALLFLGAGSVIHAMSGEQDMRKMGGLAPHIRITWLMMLIGTFALTGVGIPGVGGFAGFYSKDAIIEAAWAAETASGHFAFALLVIAAFCTSFYSWRLAFMTFNGPTRADKDVIAHSHESPPVMLVPLFVLAAGAVIAGVVFEHWFIGEGQEHFWNGAVSAAQEHIFHAMHEVPLWVKWSATVAMVSGFGLAVLFYLVNPALPKQLAAVNEPAYKFLLNKWYFDELYDAIFVKPAYWIGRLFWKGGDGAIIDGLGPDGVSARVVDVTRGVVRLQTGYLYHYAFVMLIGVAAIISWFSFGGSH, encoded by the coding sequence GTTGGCCGATGCTGCTGACCACGGGATTGCTGGTGATCGGCGCCGTTCTGTCTTGGATCATTTTCGTGGGCTTCCTGAATGAAGGCCACCCGCAGGAAATCAACCTGCTCACCTGGATCAATTCTGGAACACTGCAAGCCTCATGGGCCATCCGCCTCGATGCCTTGACCGCCGTCATGCTGGTGGTGGTGAACACGGTGTCGGCACTCGTGCACATCTATTCGCTCGGCTACATGAGTCATGACGAGCATCAGCCACGCTTCTTTGCGTATCTGTCGCTCTTCACCTTCGCCATGCTCATGCTGGTCACCGCCAACAATCTGATCCAGATGTTCTTCGGCTGGGAAGGCGTGGGCCTCGCATCCTATTTGCTCATCGGTTTCTGGTACACCCGTGAAAGCGCCAATGCCGCCGCCATCAAGGCCTTCGTGGTCAACCGCGTGGGTGACTTTGGCTTCGCGCTCGGCATCTTCGGCGTCTTCATGGTCTATGGCTCGGTGGAATTCCCGGTCATCTTCGCGCACGCGCCGGACGCTGTCGGCAAGACCATTCACTTCCTTGGCCATGACTTCGACACGCTGACCACGCTCTGTATGCTTCTGTTCATGGGCGCCATGGGCAAGTCGGCCCAGTTCCTGCTGCACACCTGGCTGCCGGACGCGATGGAAGGCCCAACACCTGTGTCGGCCCTCATCCACGCTGCCACCATGGTCACCGCCGGTGTGTTTCTTGTCGCCCGCATGTCGCCGCTGTTTGAACTTTCGCCCGACGCCCGAATGGTTGTAACCTTGGTAGGCGGCATCACCGCCTTCTTCGCGGCAACCGTCGGCCTGGTGCAGAATGACATCAAGCGCGTCATCGCCTATTCCACGTGTTCGCAGCTCGGCTACATGTTCGTGGCGCTGGGGGTAGGGGCTTATGGCGCGGGCGTGTTCCATCTTTTCACCCACGCTTTCTTCAAGGCCTTGCTGTTCCTCGGCGCAGGCTCTGTCATCCACGCCATGTCGGGCGAGCAGGACATGCGCAAGATGGGTGGCCTCGCACCGCACATCCGCATCACCTGGCTGATGATGCTGATCGGCACCTTCGCGCTCACCGGCGTCGGCATTCCCGGTGTCGGCGGCTTTGCCGGCTTCTATTCCAAGGATGCCATCATCGAAGCCGCCTGGGCCGCTGAAACCGCGTCGGGCCATTTCGCCTTCGCGTTGCTGGTCATCGCCGCTTTCTGCACCTCATTCTATTCCTGGCGCCTCGCTTTCATGACCTTCAATGGCCCCACGCGCGCCGACAAGGACGTGATCGCGCACAGCCATGAAAGCCCGCCCGTCATGCTGGTGCCGCTCTTCGTATTGGCGGCTGGTGCCGTGATCGCCGGTGTGGTGTTCGAACATTGGTTCATCGGCGAAGGTCAGGAGCATTTCTGGAACGGTGCCGTCTCCGCGGCGCAAGAACACATTTTCCACGCCATGCATGAAGTGCCGCTGTGGGTGAAATGGTCAGCCACCGTGGCGATGGTCTCCGGCTTCGGGCTGGCCGTGCTGTTCTACCTCGTCAACCCCGCGCTGCCCAAGCAGCTCGCTGCAGTCAACGAACCGGCTTACAAGTTCCTGCTCAACAAATGGTACTTTGACGAGCTCTATGATGCGATCTTCGTCAAGCCGGCCTATTGGATCGGCCGCCTGTTCTGGAAGGGTGGCGATGGCGCAATCATTGACGGCCTCGGCCCTGACGGCGTCTCGGCCCGCGTGGTCGATGTTACCCGCGGCGTGGTGCGCCTGCAGACCGGCTACCTTTACCACTATGCCTTTGTTATGCTGATCGGCGTGGCCGCCATCATATCCTGGTTCTCATTCGGGGGTTCTCACTGA